A part of Terriglobus roseus genomic DNA contains:
- a CDS encoding helix-turn-helix domain-containing protein produces MNLGGNMCEVDRGSKPLKLSRSGVIDGAELYDGTLVDKFDTGWHFHDGWQFVAVTQGERRYQFKSGTVVAKPGRLVLLPPNLVHKANGIKHEKTSFKIATFPALPLSERLTRIPIELSDLTLFDHFLATYQSLQEAKMGEGKETLLSHIQATLAVADSAKDEKQSRAPSFVTEMKAYLLQSLDRVPSLASLSARACISPYHLAHTFTKFIGLSPLAFHARARLLKSRTLISEGNSLSDVALSLGFSDQSHFGRHFRSVYAMTPSQYRRSVISPRR; encoded by the coding sequence ATGAACTTGGGCGGCAACATGTGCGAGGTGGACCGGGGCTCTAAGCCGCTCAAGCTCTCGCGAAGTGGAGTGATCGACGGAGCCGAACTCTACGATGGCACACTTGTGGACAAGTTTGACACCGGCTGGCACTTTCACGACGGTTGGCAATTTGTCGCGGTGACTCAAGGTGAGCGACGCTATCAGTTCAAGTCTGGAACCGTAGTTGCCAAGCCGGGACGTCTGGTGCTTCTGCCCCCCAATCTCGTTCATAAGGCTAACGGCATTAAACATGAGAAGACTAGCTTTAAGATCGCAACGTTTCCAGCTCTACCCCTCAGTGAGCGGTTGACACGCATCCCGATCGAGTTGTCTGACTTGACCCTGTTCGACCATTTCCTCGCTACCTACCAATCTCTTCAGGAAGCCAAGATGGGCGAGGGCAAGGAAACTCTCCTCTCACACATACAAGCGACGCTTGCAGTGGCAGACTCCGCGAAAGATGAAAAGCAATCGCGTGCTCCATCTTTCGTCACTGAGATGAAAGCTTACCTTCTGCAATCGCTTGATAGAGTGCCCTCTCTGGCTTCACTTTCCGCTCGAGCGTGTATCAGTCCATACCATCTTGCTCATACATTCACCAAGTTCATTGGTCTCTCGCCACTGGCATTTCACGCACGGGCCCGACTACTGAAATCAAGGACATTGATCTCAGAAGGAAACAGCCTGAGCGATGTCGCTCTGTCTCTGGGGTTCTCGGACCAGAGCCATTTTGGACGGCACTTTAGAAGTGTTTATGCCATGACACCAAGTCAGTACCGGCGAAGCGTCATCTCTCCTCGGCGTTGA
- a CDS encoding tyrosine-type recombinase/integrase: MWHSNRHTFCSWLAMAGTSIKEIQEAAGHKTITVSARYSHLSPAHRL; encoded by the coding sequence GTGTGGCATTCCAATCGCCACACGTTTTGCTCCTGGCTCGCCATGGCAGGGACAAGCATTAAGGAGATCCAGGAAGCAGCCGGTCATAAGACGATCACGGTGTCGGCCCGCTATAGCCATCTGTCTCCGGCACACCGGCTGTAG
- a CDS encoding M12 family metallopeptidase: MEYLTCTPKSLPASKLVAAAKTASTINPLNHAPLERLTRLVPGFAPTPERIAVVTTKYWGLQGVKLTVGFLDNPETALRKRLLLHMNAWAKTANVTFVEASTDPQVRIARTGGDNGGYWSYLGTDILHIAKSQQTMNLEGFTMKMPESEFHRVVRHETGHTLGFPHEHMRKALVAKLDVAKTIAYFERTQGWSEDEIRAQVLTPINESTLRGTAADAKSIMCYQLPGSITKDGRPIIGGLDIDETDYKFAALIYPKSKPSSSSPKTTSKKAAKKTTKKVAKKTTKKAAKKTTKKP; the protein is encoded by the coding sequence ATGGAGTACTTAACCTGCACACCCAAGAGCTTGCCCGCCTCAAAATTGGTTGCGGCGGCAAAGACAGCTTCCACTATTAATCCGTTAAACCATGCGCCTCTTGAGCGGCTTACTCGCTTGGTGCCGGGATTTGCACCAACACCAGAACGCATTGCCGTGGTCACAACGAAATATTGGGGATTGCAGGGAGTCAAACTCACCGTTGGATTTCTGGATAATCCGGAGACAGCTCTGAGGAAGAGATTACTGCTGCACATGAATGCCTGGGCTAAAACGGCCAACGTAACTTTTGTCGAGGCCTCCACGGATCCGCAGGTCCGCATCGCTAGAACGGGCGGAGACAATGGCGGCTACTGGTCTTATCTGGGCACCGATATTCTGCATATCGCAAAGAGTCAGCAGACGATGAATCTCGAAGGCTTCACAATGAAGATGCCTGAGTCAGAGTTTCATCGCGTCGTACGTCATGAAACGGGCCACACCCTCGGCTTTCCACACGAACATATGCGCAAGGCGTTGGTGGCTAAGCTAGACGTTGCGAAGACCATCGCCTACTTCGAACGCACGCAGGGCTGGAGCGAAGATGAGATTCGTGCACAGGTTCTGACGCCGATCAACGAGTCCACACTTCGCGGCACCGCTGCCGATGCGAAGTCAATTATGTGTTATCAACTTCCAGGCAGCATTACCAAGGATGGCCGGCCCATTATCGGCGGTCTCGACATCGACGAGACTGACTACAAATTCGCGGCTCTGATCTATCCGAAATCGAAGCCGTCTAGCTCATCACCAAAGACCACGTCAAAGAAAGCAGCGAAGAAAACCACAAAGAAAGTTGCAAAGAAGACTACTAAGAAGGCAGCAAAGAAAACCACGAAGAAGCCTTGA